From Brienomyrus brachyistius isolate T26 chromosome 18, BBRACH_0.4, whole genome shotgun sequence, one genomic window encodes:
- the LOC125713452 gene encoding N-acetyllactosaminide beta-1,3-N-acetylglucosaminyltransferase 2-like, translated as MILRMIRLKKIILAITLMSGLAVFLYYSLRSKRDVSLGMVLQATTLEQAATDQFEPDQDNNVVITVSEAFRQAFAQKSSYWSRRQNALLQKLDKMNTSNMTRNKFSRPKCSPSTFELMRANIGDFDSYPEMYKNFLVGMNCRDSRIVIDQPNKCKNLNGEGRPYLLIAIKSESGNFLQRQAIRNTWGRQGSYGDLTVRTIFLLGTSSTQEPSLQRLLDFEGKYFSDLLQWEFQETFYNRALKDALFLEWILTQCPRVTFIFSGYDDIFINTAAILRYLQSLTPEKAAKLYAGHLNTDSNPVNDPQEKYYVPPSFYDGSYPAYATGAGFLLSGSLVKPLHRISVFIPFFPIDDVYTGICLQALGVEPEMLTGFETGMQVDDTNVCLYKDLLLMNNRNPQKILTMWKNINSPLLVC; from the coding sequence ATGATTCTAAGAATGATCAGGCTTAAAAAAATCATCCTTGCCATAACGCTCATGAGCGGTCTTGCAGTTTTCCTGTACTATTCTCTCAGATCAAAGAGAGACGTTTCACTGGGGATGGTGCTACAAGCCACTACTCTTGAACAGGCTGCCACAGACCAGTTTGAACCTGACCAGGACAACAACGTTGTTATTACAGTGTCGGAAGCGTTCAGGCAAGCCTTCGCGCAGAAATCTTCATATTGGAGCAGACGTCAAAATGCTTTATTGCAAAAGCTAGATAAAATGAATACGTCTAACATGACGAGAAATAAGTTCAGCAGGCCTAAGTGCAGTCCTTCGACTTTTGAGCTGATGCGTGCCAACATAGGAGATTTTGACTCCTATCCAGAAATGTACAAGAATTTTTTGGTAGGAATGAATTGCAGAGATTCTCGAATTGTGATAGAtcagccaaacaaatgcaagaaTTTGAACGGGGAGGGGCGACCTTATCTTCTAATTGCCATCAAGTCGGAGTCCGGCAATTTTTTGCAGCGTCAGGCGATACGAAACACATGGGGTCGGCAGGGGTCATATGGAGATTTAACTGTGCGTACCATATTTCTCCTGGGCACAAGCTCGACACAGGAGCCCAGTTTGCAGCGTCTGTTGGACTTCGAGGGAAAATACTTTAGCGACCTTCTGCAATGGGAATTTCAAGAGACTTTCTACAACCGGGCTTTGAAAGATGCTCTCTTCCTGGAGTGGATCTTGACACAATGCCCACGTGTAACGTTCATCTTCAGTGGATACGATGATATCTTCATAAATACAGCAGCTATACTCCGCTATCTGCAGTCCTTAACACCTGAAAAGGCAGCCAAGCTGTACGCTGGTCACCTTAACACCGATTCAAACCCAGTTAATGACCCTCAGGAGAAATATTACGTCCCTCCAAGCTTCTATGATGGTTCATACCCAGCTTATGCCACTGGTGCCGGCTTCCTGCTGTCAGGTTCCCTGGTAAAGCCTCTCCACAGGATATCGGTGTTCATCCCTTTCTTCCCCATCGATGATGTCTACACAGGAATCTGCTTGCAGGCACTTGGAGTGGAACCTGAGATGCTCACGGGCTTCGAGACAGGCATGCAGGTCGACGACACCAACGTATGTTTGTACAAAGACCTTCTGCTGATGAATAACCGGAATCCACAGAAGATACTCACGATGTGGAAAAACATCAACAGTCCTCTGCTCGTTTGCTAA